Genomic window (Plectropomus leopardus isolate mb unplaced genomic scaffold, YSFRI_Pleo_2.0 unplaced_scaffold75700, whole genome shotgun sequence):
CTCTaccagagacagaggaggaggaggaggaggaggaggaggaggtgatgggtGTTCGTCTCTTATTGTGACGGACAGAGTAACCATCATCAGAGCAGATCAGAGTCCAGGACTGATCATTTCCTCCAAACCAACAGTCTGTACTGCGTCCTCTCCTGCTGATTCGTCTGTAACTCACTGATATATAAACTCTTCTTCTCCACTCGACCTCCCAGTAACAGCGACCAGTCAGACCAGTTCTACACAGCAGCTGAGACCAGAAGTCAAATCTGTCTGGATGATCAGGATATGACTGATCCTCTCTCACATACGTcacctctctgttgtttttggacagtttGAGGTTTCTGTGTACTGTGTTTGTGTCGACTGTGAGCTGACAGGAATCTGACGGAGAG
Coding sequences:
- the LOC121940126 gene encoding stonustoxin subunit beta-like — encoded protein: PSDSCQLTVDTNTVHRNLKLSKNNREVTYVREDQSYPDHPDRFDFWSQLLCRTGLTGRCYWEVEWRRRVYISVSYRRISRRGRSTDCWFGGNDQSWTLICSDDGYSVRHNKRRTPITSSSSSSSSSSVSGRVAVYVDCPAGSLSFFRVSSDSLIHLHTFSTTFTEPLYPGF